In Anabaena sphaerica FACHB-251, a genomic segment contains:
- the aroC gene encoding chorismate synthase, with protein MGSTFGHLFRITTFGESHGGGVGVIIDGCPPLLEISAEEIQFELDRRRPGQSKITTPRKEADTCEILSGVFEGKTLGTPIAILVRNKNTRPEDYDEMAQKYRPSHADATYDAKYGFRNWQGGGRSSARETIGRVAAGAIAKKILRQVANVEVIAYVKRIKDLEGVVNTDTVTLADVESNIVRCPDGEIANTMISLIEKTGRDGNSIGGVVECVVRNVPKGLGEPVFDKLEADLAKAVMSLPASKGFEIGSGFDGTLLTGFEHNDEFYIDENGEIRTITNRSGGIQGGISNGENIIIRVAFKPTATIRKEQKTVTKEGEETVLAGKGRHDPCVLPRAVPMVDAMVALVLCDHLLRHHGQCKLL; from the coding sequence ATGGGCAGCACTTTTGGTCATCTTTTCCGTATTACGACATTTGGCGAATCTCACGGCGGCGGTGTGGGTGTTATAATTGATGGTTGTCCCCCACTATTAGAAATTTCCGCTGAGGAAATTCAATTTGAGTTAGACAGAAGACGGCCAGGACAAAGTAAAATCACCACACCCCGCAAAGAAGCGGACACCTGTGAGATATTATCAGGAGTATTTGAAGGTAAAACTCTGGGAACACCCATCGCTATCCTAGTCAGAAATAAAAATACTCGTCCCGAAGATTATGATGAGATGGCGCAAAAATACCGCCCTTCTCACGCTGATGCTACCTATGATGCAAAATATGGGTTTAGAAATTGGCAAGGGGGAGGAAGATCCTCAGCGCGTGAGACAATAGGTAGGGTAGCTGCTGGTGCGATCGCTAAAAAAATTCTTCGTCAAGTTGCAAATGTAGAAGTTATCGCCTACGTTAAGCGCATCAAAGATTTAGAAGGCGTTGTTAATACCGATACTGTAACTTTAGCAGATGTAGAAAGTAATATTGTCCGTTGTCCCGATGGCGAAATTGCTAACACAATGATTTCATTAATTGAAAAAACTGGTCGAGATGGTAATTCTATCGGTGGTGTCGTTGAATGTGTGGTGCGGAATGTTCCTAAAGGTTTAGGTGAACCGGTTTTTGATAAATTAGAAGCAGACTTAGCAAAAGCGGTGATGTCACTTCCTGCAAGTAAAGGTTTTGAAATAGGTTCAGGTTTTGACGGAACATTATTAACAGGTTTTGAACATAACGACGAATTTTATATTGATGAAAATGGCGAAATTAGAACCATAACCAACCGTTCTGGAGGTATTCAAGGGGGAATTTCTAACGGCGAAAATATTATTATCAGAGTTGCTTTTAAACCAACTGCAACTATTAGAAAAGAACAAAAAACCGTAACCAAAGAAGGTGAAGAAACAGTATTAGCAGGAAAAGGAAGACACGATCCTTGTGTTTTACCCCGTGCTGTTCCAATGGTTGATGCGATGGTGGCTTTGGTTTTATGTGACCATCTGTTACGGCATCATGGGCAGTGTAAATTATTATAA
- a CDS encoding AAA family ATPase, translating into MKSLDSITIHQFRGLRDLELKDLGRINLLVGINNSGKTSVLEALEIYCHPLDIRVWFSTALQRSSESRQDPMDALRWLFTRYAEPVNPEMNKPTILISSDGDYFITQLKASYEQIEGISLSTNKKRSNSINITNIEIDHDDSPGLRKGIDFKIEVYTKQLQLQLFDNTTNFPHFIETFQLWENEVFPFPSKKRDPHLSLHTSTVTPVSHRFESQFRLFSDARFKNFKVDVLELLQKIDNNILDIEILLPPQSTSTFNIYIQHKKLGLAPVSSFGDGIRRLLHIALKLASVKGGILLIDELESTIHTEALQNSFQWLVKWCQEMDVQLFATTHSLEAVDALLEVTESDSDLVLYRLEPKEEKTKVVRHDGHRLRRLRQELGEEVRW; encoded by the coding sequence ATGAAAAGTTTAGATAGTATTACAATTCATCAGTTTAGAGGACTTCGAGATTTAGAACTAAAGGATCTCGGACGTATTAACTTGCTTGTTGGTATTAATAACTCAGGTAAAACCAGTGTTTTAGAAGCATTAGAGATTTATTGTCACCCATTAGATATTAGAGTCTGGTTTAGTACAGCACTTCAAAGATCATCAGAAAGTAGACAAGATCCAATGGATGCTTTAAGATGGTTGTTTACACGCTATGCTGAACCTGTAAATCCAGAAATGAATAAACCAACTATTCTTATATCTAGTGATGGTGATTATTTTATCACGCAATTAAAAGCTAGTTATGAGCAAATAGAAGGAATATCGTTATCTACAAACAAAAAAAGAAGTAATTCTATTAATATTACAAATATTGAAATTGATCATGATGATTCACCAGGATTAAGAAAAGGAATTGACTTTAAAATAGAAGTATATACAAAACAATTACAGTTACAGTTGTTTGATAATACTACTAATTTTCCTCATTTTATAGAAACTTTTCAGTTATGGGAAAATGAAGTTTTTCCTTTTCCATCTAAAAAAAGAGACCCACACCTAAGCTTACATACATCCACAGTTACACCTGTATCTCACCGTTTTGAATCACAATTTCGGTTATTTTCAGATGCAAGATTTAAAAACTTTAAAGTAGATGTACTGGAATTACTTCAAAAAATAGATAACAATATCTTGGATATAGAAATTTTATTACCGCCACAATCTACATCTACATTTAATATATATATTCAACATAAAAAACTGGGACTTGCACCAGTTAGCAGTTTTGGTGATGGTATTCGTCGTCTATTACATATAGCTTTAAAACTTGCTAGTGTTAAAGGTGGTATTCTATTAATTGATGAATTAGAATCAACAATTCACACAGAAGCTTTACAAAATTCCTTTCAATGGTTGGTTAAATGGTGTCAAGAAATGGATGTACAATTATTTGCTACTACCCATAGTTTAGAAGCTGTTGATGCTTTATTAGAAGTAACTGAATCTGATTCAGATTTAGTGCTTTATCGTTTAGAACCAAAGGAAGAAAAAACAAAAGTAGTTAGACATGATGGACATAGATTAAGACGTTTAAGACAAGAATTAGGGGAGGAGGTACGTTGGTGA
- a CDS encoding S66 peptidase family protein, with protein MSTTILPPPLKPGDLLRVIAPSGALREFAAFEQSLEIWKAHGYNVQVSDRIESRHGYLAGADDHRRQQLATAWHDPECRGIICARGGFGSTRILEDWNWQQNTADPKWLIGFSDITALLWSLYNAGISGVHGPVLTTLIDEPEWSIKRLFDILEGRAIAPLKGKGWGGGTVTGVLLPGNLTVATHLLGTPLLPNLDGVILAWEDVTEPPYRIDRMLTQWRLSGVLSKVRGIALGGFTKCEAPPNIPSLSIEEVLRERLGDLSIPIVSDLPFGHDSPNAALTVGVKARLDADQGILEIMV; from the coding sequence ATGTCCACCACCATCTTACCCCCGCCTCTAAAACCAGGTGATTTATTGCGCGTTATTGCCCCTAGTGGTGCTTTACGAGAGTTTGCAGCTTTTGAACAAAGTCTGGAAATTTGGAAAGCTCACGGTTACAATGTGCAAGTCAGCGATCGCATAGAAAGCAGACATGGTTATCTTGCCGGTGCTGATGATCACCGTCGTCAGCAGTTAGCAACAGCATGGCATGATCCTGAATGTCGCGGTATTATCTGCGCTAGGGGTGGTTTTGGCAGTACCCGCATTTTAGAAGATTGGAACTGGCAACAAAATACAGCAGATCCTAAATGGTTGATCGGCTTTTCGGATATCACAGCCCTGTTATGGAGCCTCTATAACGCAGGTATTTCCGGTGTACATGGTCCCGTACTCACTACCCTGATAGATGAGCCAGAATGGTCAATAAAGCGATTATTTGATATTTTAGAAGGCCGTGCGATCGCACCTTTAAAGGGTAAAGGTTGGGGTGGTGGTACAGTGACAGGTGTGCTACTTCCTGGTAATCTGACAGTAGCGACTCATCTTTTGGGAACGCCCCTTTTACCTAACCTTGATGGTGTAATATTGGCGTGGGAAGATGTGACAGAACCACCCTATCGTATTGATAGGATGTTAACTCAATGGCGGTTAAGTGGGGTTTTGTCTAAAGTTCGCGGTATTGCGTTGGGAGGGTTTACCAAGTGTGAAGCACCACCTAATATACCTAGTTTGAGTATAGAGGAAGTTTTGAGGGAACGGTTGGGTGATTTAAGTATTCCCATTGTCTCAGATTTACCCTTTGGTCATGATAGCCCTAATGCAGCTTTGACTGTGGGTGTGAAGGCACGTTTAGACGCAGACCAGGGAATATTGGAAATTATGGTTTAG
- a CDS encoding DUF3226 domain-containing protein, producing the protein MNKKYVLIGVEGNHDQAFIAKILCKLFKFSEFTGEESKLDSFWRKFIPTYPKGGNLYKRMDMPTILYNENFSIALYVGEGTKLIENLKLKLSNIVDYENNLFAFAVIADADKKTPNQVAEEYHDGLKEYFPDFPNTVNLTGNVTESSPKLGIYILPDNIQQGVLENLICDCGDLVYPEYMQRAREYIDKFSEEDRKQKSLKWKPFDKEKALVATIVSVLKPGSTNTVSIKADKWVSDQTAEIPVIQNLTQFFSNLLNLEH; encoded by the coding sequence GTGAATAAAAAATATGTTTTAATTGGTGTTGAGGGGAATCATGATCAGGCTTTTATTGCTAAGATTTTATGTAAATTATTCAAATTTTCTGAATTTACGGGAGAAGAATCAAAGTTGGATAGTTTTTGGCGCAAATTTATTCCTACCTATCCCAAAGGGGGAAACTTATATAAAAGAATGGATATGCCGACAATATTATATAATGAAAATTTTTCAATTGCTCTATATGTAGGTGAAGGAACTAAATTAATTGAGAATTTAAAATTAAAATTATCTAATATAGTAGATTATGAAAATAATCTTTTTGCTTTTGCAGTTATAGCTGATGCTGATAAAAAGACACCTAATCAAGTTGCAGAAGAATATCATGATGGTTTAAAAGAATATTTTCCTGATTTCCCTAATACAGTTAATTTAACTGGTAATGTTACAGAAAGTTCACCCAAATTAGGAATTTATATATTACCAGATAATATTCAACAAGGTGTTTTAGAAAATTTGATCTGTGATTGTGGTGATTTAGTTTATCCTGAATATATGCAAAGAGCAAGGGAATATATAGATAAATTTTCTGAAGAAGACAGAAAGCAAAAGTCTTTAAAATGGAAACCTTTTGATAAAGAAAAAGCTTTAGTTGCCACAATTGTTAGTGTACTTAAACCCGGTTCTACTAATACAGTTAGTATTAAGGCTGATAAATGGGTTAGTGATCAAACTGCTGAAATTCCGGTTATTCAAAACCTAACTCAATTTTTCAGTAATTTGTTAAATTTAGAACATTAA